A region from the Spirochaetota bacterium genome encodes:
- the rodA gene encoding rod shape-determining protein RodA — protein MSGKRRAIFVFDPPMFLSMIFLMFAGILAIYSSNHSNAHSALHNSAYIRQIIFVLVGLGIVWIMMFINYTKMVEQRMILYAASVVLLVLTLIPHVGRLVNGSRSWILFIQPAEFIKLAVILVLAGVLDAMGDEIRTLKGFAIALVIPAVPMALILLQPDFGTFLVYVPIALVMLFVAGARIRYLFGLISIGVVGLAVPMFLSYSRMINSTDSIFFIFFSHRSYIAYIAFLFAFLAALLAVINLYASNRRIGLAAYVFFILFLSFLAAIMLDITLKEYQKQRLLVFLNPELKKLSSGYNIIQALIAIGSGGLIGRGFLKGSQSQLDFIPQQMNDFVFSNIGEEWGFLGSALVLIAFFIIVYRGMRIAMQSKDKLGAMIAAGIATMFLFHVMVNIGMAMGVMPITGIPLPFVSAGGSSLITFAAALGVLFNIDIRRYVHGDGIERA, from the coding sequence ATGTCCGGAAAGCGCAGAGCGATATTCGTGTTCGACCCGCCGATGTTCCTGTCGATGATATTCCTCATGTTCGCCGGCATCCTGGCGATCTATTCGAGCAATCACAGCAATGCGCACAGCGCCCTGCATAACAGCGCGTATATCCGGCAGATCATCTTCGTGCTCGTGGGACTGGGCATCGTATGGATAATGATGTTCATCAACTATACGAAGATGGTCGAACAGCGCATGATACTGTATGCCGCATCGGTGGTGCTCCTCGTGCTGACGCTCATACCCCATGTCGGGAGGCTCGTCAACGGCTCTCGCAGCTGGATACTCTTCATACAGCCGGCGGAATTCATCAAGCTCGCCGTCATCCTCGTGCTTGCGGGCGTCCTCGATGCCATGGGCGATGAGATACGTACGCTCAAAGGATTCGCGATAGCGCTCGTGATACCGGCAGTGCCGATGGCGCTCATACTGCTGCAGCCGGATTTCGGCACATTCCTCGTCTATGTGCCCATCGCGCTCGTCATGCTTTTTGTCGCCGGCGCCCGCATCCGTTATCTGTTCGGGCTCATCTCCATCGGCGTTGTCGGTCTTGCGGTACCGATGTTCCTCTCATATTCGCGCATGATCAATTCGACGGACAGCATCTTCTTCATATTCTTCTCACATCGCTCCTATATCGCGTATATCGCCTTCCTGTTCGCCTTCCTCGCGGCGCTCCTCGCGGTGATAAATCTCTACGCGAGCAATCGCCGCATCGGTCTTGCCGCGTATGTGTTCTTCATACTGTTCCTGAGCTTCCTTGCGGCCATCATGCTCGATATCACCCTCAAGGAATACCAGAAACAGCGCCTTCTCGTATTCCTCAATCCGGAGTTGAAAAAACTTTCATCCGGGTATAATATCATACAAGCGCTTATCGCCATCGGCTCCGGCGGTCTCATCGGCAGGGGCTTTCTCAAGGGAAGTCAAAGCCAGCTCGATTTCATACCGCAGCAGATGAACGATTTCGTTTTTTCGAACATCGGCGAGGAATGGGGATTCCTCGGTTCGGCGCTCGTGCTCATTGCGTTCTTCATCATCGTGTACCGCGGTATGCGCATCGCGATGCAGTCGAAGGACAAGCTCGGGGCCATGATCGCCGCCGGTATTGCGACGATGTTCCTGTTCCACGTGATGGTGAACATCGGCATGGCGATGGGTGTGATGCCCATCACGGGCATTCCGCTCCCGTTCGTGAGCGCCGGCGGGAGTTCGCTCATCACGTTCGCTGCCGCCCTCGGGGTCC